One genomic segment of Pseudomonas chlororaphis subsp. aurantiaca includes these proteins:
- a CDS encoding non-ribosomal peptide synthetase: protein MTSSQMGVFLGHELSDLPQVYNGSDYWLIRGRVDVPCFKRAVCRVVAEASSLHIRLYRECHEVRQTLEPQEDFDLEFIDFSNAPEPLAMAREHMFGDTEQACDLFVSPLFKFTLICLSANEFIFYQRYHHIVQDGLGSHLIIHRLAEVYSSLLVNQVPTPGSFGPFEELVAADIAYRNSAKFERDREYWTSRFQDVPEPLSLARKEAPLAGTCRYRKAFSSGVVTLLHELPEKLGCNFSQLLIALTCMYLYKMTGQQEVVVGLPVTGRVGKSQRNIPGLMSNILPIRLSILPKHNLQDVLSKVRREVKATLLHQQYRYEDILRDLNLLATQQELFKATVNIERFGRTPLFGEAVASPNNIANGPAKDLNIFFFCDDATENIVLGMDANSLLYDESQLESYADGLQGLFTRVLNNPQSPVGLFNLLSPQEAQRALLEPNQTSCELPRLTLPELFEAQVERTPEALALGHGDEQLTYRQLNDRVNRMAHLLVELEVSRGDGVGVSLSRSTSMLVALLAIAKVGATYIPMDPYYPQERLNTIVEVAKPVLMLVERSGRYRPARGVRCCALDDARVQEWLSCLSSQKKLRTTGAGLDAAYVLFTSGSTGTPKGVVIPHGCLSNFLFSMQRQLQLQTGDRFLATTTLGFDIAGLELFLPLISGAQVIIASREAAVDPMLLAAQISHHRITHLQGTPALWQGLVEYQPQALASLTALVGGDSLGNRLAGEMCRLAQRVYHVYGPTETTIWSTLHRLDSDADEALSIGSPILNTQVYILDSGLQPLPAGQAGELYIAGQGLARGYLSRPDITSDRFVANPYGEKGSRMYRTGDLAYFGTDQRLYFLGRADNQVKIRGYRIELGEIEAALGLCPGVKNAVVVARAEPKQLVGYVVADEGQALSSQKLREAVGEQLPDYMVPAAIMILPVLPLTPNGKVNRAALPVPTFEARSVQLAITSQEQVLCGVFAEVLAIAPPGIDESFFDLGGHSLLAMQLVSRLRSIFQVELPLKAVFDAPTVGQLCEVIGRSGLAPSRAPLEKQPRPLLLPMSFAQQRLWFLEEVSPSSAYNMPLVLQMTGGLDEVGLRLAVQDVLLRHESLRTLLSRQEGVAVQQVVEATQLVFQLERQEIEAGQLQQCLLQACGQHFELSRELPVKGVLYALDAEHHVLLLLVHHSAGDGGSLRPLMNDLATAYRAWTQGGAPDWPALPVQYADYCLWQRQLLGDERTPTATCEQQIQYWKQQLAGLPDELRLATDHARRALPSHQGGQVALDLPASLYPALQALAQSNGASLFMVLQACLALFLHRMGAGTDIPLGTPVDGRTDQALTELVGFFVNTLVLRTDLSGDPDMPTLIARVRETTLQGIAHQDVPFERIVEELNPVRSLSRHPLFQIMLVLQNHERSTADFSPLKVEQQELQVSTAKFDLSFVFDEDRGSGLLRGHIEYATDLYEVRTVTALAERLVRLLEAVVEQPQQRISQFALLAPEERRQVLQAWNDTSRPLPEGSLAALFERQVRRTPEAIAVSAGQQRLSYRQLNTLANRLAHRLTVLTNDREPCIGLLLERSIECVVAMLATIKMGGAYVPLRPGDPVERQQMMLDDAGVRILLSESAMGRPALRVEQVVFVDEDSTLFAEDFDDLRLQVAPDSLAYIMYSSGSTGAPKGIAVTQENIIGLACDQSWRQGDYQRVLLHSSIAFDASTFEFWVPLLHGGRLIVAPRGELDVATLADIIVREEVSALWLTAGLFRLIAEEEPGCLAGVRQVLAGGDVLPKAAVAALLARHPQQTIINGYGPTEATTFTTLHRMNSKPPHTTSVPIGSPLDNTRVYVLDDYLQPVPVGVRGELYIAGSGLARGYVNNAGLTARHFVANPFGAPGERLYRTGDLVRWHADQVLEYLGRGDSQLKIRGFRIETGEVEAVLALCPGVAQVLVKDFEDRPGNKQLVAYVIAQEGVSCGQADVILHARTHLPDYMVPAAVTLLEQFPLTANGKIDQRALPAPEFIGGQGRDARNVQEDLLCRLFADTLGVDAVGIDDNFFELGGHSLLAMRLINSIRKTFNVELSVRSLFEAPCVAQLGEQLTQGAPARPALQARPRPEQLRLSFAQQRLWLIDRIEGRKATYNMPLVVHLDGTVDEQALATALNDVVQRHESLRTRFHEQSDGQAYQYIVSAEAAACELLCHDVTAEQLPGALAQASQHLFDLARENPFRAWLFRQGPQRSVLLLLMHHIASDGASLEPLLEDFSASYNARLQGQAPQWQALSVQYADYTLWQRDLLGDGHDAESTLSRLLDYWKKTLDDLPQELPLPFDRPRGLTASYHGEHLQFLIEPALHQALQNLARQHNASLYMLLQAALSVLLNRLGGGIDIPLGMAIAGRTDAALAPLVGFFTNTLVLRSDVSGNPSFSTLLKRVREQALQAYAHQEVPFETLVEALNPERSLARHPLFQVMLVLQNQARGTLELDQLQSRVEVPQLQVAKFDLTFNIIEGQSYGGQAGELKGEIEYATDLFDEQTVSRIAGYFISLLSSIVQAPQTPIAQLPMLAAQERQQMLVDWSANLRETLPARTFPEQFEYFVQHSPDALALLGDGIRLTYAQLNQRAERLARYMRMQGVGVEDVVAVALPRSVEMIVSLLAILKAGAAYLSLDPDYPLERLRYMLEDAAPRLLLSNRPISCRLCAACPCVYLDDSETQALLAGLSDSPAVSLSSGLQVDNAAYVIYTSGSTGRPKAVWVTHRGINSLATSVREAFKITTQSRVLQFASPSFDAAFWDISMALLNGARLVIADADSLLPGEALSRLIDEQGVTHATLPPVGLAVMPRENTLPTLDTLVVAGDACQPELVEHWSKGRRMINAYGPSEATVCSTFSPPLSGRTPLSIGSPIINSQVYVLDRYLQPVPPGVDGDLYIAGQGLARGYMKQPQLTAERFVANPYGAPGSRMYRSGDVARWRADGQLVFVGRADQQIKIRGFRVELGEIESVLLQHEAVAQVAVIMRESASGHKQLLGYVVPHDADFDPRNLRQYLLAQLPDYMVPAALIKLGSIPTTPNGKLDRRALPEPEKTQGDTRRARNRKEGTLCELFAEVLALEHVGIDDSFFELGGDSITAIQLVARARLKGWRLLPRQIFEHKNPAALAQQLEPLEEVSGEEQVAAIGTLPATPIIHWLADNPGSIEGFAQSVLLQVPSQLSEPTLRQLMALLVCHHDVLRLRAVRRTGQSWTLEVPGADQAESAFTLQVVNAAALDDEQLRQSIVVHAEQAKRRLSPEQGRMAAVVWFERGPGKPGRLLWILHHLVVDGVSWRILVSDLEAAWQALVADRIPMLAPVQTSFRAWAHKLADEAAGRAGQLPYWSGVLNTPDPLLSARALDPEQDTTQHSASLQVELPGSFTQPLLGSVPALFHGGVNDVLLAAFALAICDWRRRFAVEQGTAVLLDVEGHGRETVAGAELSRTVGWFTSLYPVCLDPGRVRGEDPTSLGQAIKRVKEQLRQVPGNGLDFGLLRYLDPTTAPQLAALGSRQIGFNYMGRLAAGNERDWAPVEDSALLDPAADADFALPHGISLNAVARERAGETVLVAHWTWAEQLFDATDIQALAERWFHWLRAFSQLGDTSGVGGLTPSDLAMVSVEQSALDKLQSKWKKKK from the coding sequence CGCCTTTGTTTGGTGAGGCTGTGGCGTCCCCGAACAATATCGCCAATGGCCCGGCAAAAGATCTGAATATATTTTTCTTTTGTGATGATGCAACTGAAAATATTGTTCTGGGCATGGATGCGAACAGTCTTCTGTATGACGAATCGCAACTGGAAAGCTATGCCGATGGCTTGCAGGGTCTTTTTACTAGGGTCTTGAATAACCCCCAGTCGCCTGTGGGGCTGTTCAACTTGCTTTCGCCGCAGGAGGCGCAAAGAGCCCTGCTCGAACCCAACCAGACGAGTTGCGAGTTGCCCCGTCTTACGCTGCCGGAGTTGTTCGAGGCCCAGGTGGAGAGGACCCCTGAGGCACTGGCGCTCGGCCACGGCGATGAGCAGCTTACGTACAGGCAGCTCAATGATCGGGTCAACAGGATGGCCCATTTGCTCGTCGAGCTGGAGGTGTCAAGGGGGGACGGGGTAGGGGTCTCGCTGTCACGTTCGACGTCGATGTTGGTGGCCCTGCTGGCTATCGCCAAGGTCGGGGCTACCTACATCCCGATGGATCCCTATTATCCGCAAGAACGGCTGAACACTATTGTTGAAGTGGCCAAGCCGGTTCTGATGCTGGTCGAGCGCAGTGGCCGCTATCGGCCTGCTCGCGGGGTGAGATGCTGCGCGCTGGACGATGCTCGGGTGCAGGAGTGGCTCAGTTGCCTGTCTTCGCAAAAAAAACTTCGAACGACTGGCGCTGGGCTCGATGCGGCCTATGTACTGTTTACCTCGGGCTCTACCGGGACGCCCAAGGGCGTGGTCATTCCCCATGGCTGCCTGAGTAATTTCCTGTTTTCCATGCAGCGGCAGCTGCAGTTGCAGACAGGTGACCGTTTTCTGGCGACCACCACCCTGGGCTTCGATATCGCCGGCCTGGAGCTGTTCCTGCCGCTGATCAGCGGGGCGCAGGTCATCATTGCCTCCCGGGAAGCGGCGGTCGACCCGATGTTGCTGGCGGCGCAGATCAGCCACCACCGGATCACCCACCTGCAAGGTACGCCTGCCCTGTGGCAGGGGTTGGTGGAGTACCAGCCGCAAGCCCTGGCATCCCTGACAGCGCTGGTGGGCGGTGATTCGCTGGGCAATCGCCTGGCCGGGGAAATGTGCCGCCTGGCGCAACGGGTCTATCACGTGTACGGCCCGACCGAGACCACGATATGGTCCACCTTGCACCGCTTGGACAGTGACGCTGACGAAGCCTTGTCGATCGGCAGTCCGATTCTCAATACCCAGGTTTACATTCTCGACTCGGGCCTGCAGCCGCTGCCCGCCGGCCAGGCCGGCGAGTTATATATCGCCGGACAGGGGCTGGCGCGCGGCTATCTTTCGCGGCCGGACATTACCAGTGACCGTTTTGTCGCCAATCCCTATGGGGAAAAAGGCAGTCGGATGTACCGCACCGGCGACCTGGCCTATTTCGGGACGGACCAGCGCTTGTACTTCCTGGGACGTGCCGACAATCAGGTGAAAATTCGCGGTTACCGTATCGAGCTGGGGGAAATTGAAGCGGCGCTGGGGCTCTGTCCCGGGGTGAAAAATGCGGTGGTCGTGGCCCGGGCCGAGCCAAAACAGCTGGTGGGTTATGTGGTGGCCGATGAAGGTCAGGCGTTATCCAGTCAAAAACTGCGCGAGGCGGTCGGCGAACAACTGCCGGATTATATGGTGCCGGCGGCGATCATGATATTGCCGGTGTTGCCCTTGACCCCCAACGGCAAAGTCAATCGCGCGGCGCTGCCGGTGCCGACGTTCGAGGCCCGCAGCGTGCAACTCGCGATAACCTCCCAGGAACAGGTGCTGTGCGGTGTATTTGCCGAGGTGCTGGCAATCGCTCCACCGGGGATCGACGAGAGTTTCTTCGACCTGGGCGGCCATTCGCTGCTGGCAATGCAATTGGTCAGTCGCCTGCGTTCGATATTCCAGGTGGAGCTGCCGTTAAAGGCCGTGTTCGATGCGCCTACGGTCGGCCAGTTGTGTGAGGTGATTGGGCGCAGCGGGCTTGCGCCCTCGCGCGCACCGTTGGAAAAACAACCCCGCCCGCTGCTCCTGCCAATGTCTTTTGCCCAGCAGCGTCTGTGGTTTCTTGAGGAGGTGTCTCCCAGCTCCGCCTATAACATGCCGTTGGTCCTGCAGATGACGGGGGGGCTGGACGAGGTGGGCCTGCGCCTCGCCGTGCAGGATGTGCTGTTGCGTCACGAGAGCCTGCGCACGTTGCTGTCGAGGCAGGAAGGCGTGGCGGTCCAGCAGGTCGTCGAGGCCACGCAACTGGTGTTCCAGCTCGAGCGTCAAGAAATCGAGGCCGGGCAGTTGCAGCAGTGCTTGCTACAGGCCTGCGGGCAACACTTCGAGCTGTCCCGGGAGTTGCCGGTCAAGGGCGTGCTCTATGCCCTGGATGCCGAACATCATGTGCTGCTGTTGCTGGTTCATCACTCGGCTGGAGACGGTGGTTCGCTGCGGCCGCTGATGAACGATCTGGCCACGGCATACCGTGCCTGGACCCAGGGCGGCGCGCCGGATTGGCCAGCGCTGCCTGTGCAATATGCCGATTATTGTCTCTGGCAACGGCAACTGCTGGGGGATGAGCGAACTCCGACCGCTACCTGTGAACAGCAGATCCAGTACTGGAAGCAGCAACTCGCCGGTCTGCCTGATGAGCTCAGGCTGGCCACCGACCACGCCCGTAGAGCCTTGCCGAGCCATCAGGGGGGCCAGGTCGCGCTGGACCTGCCTGCGTCGCTGTACCCGGCGCTCCAGGCGTTGGCGCAAAGCAATGGTGCCAGTCTGTTCATGGTGCTCCAGGCCTGCCTGGCACTGTTTCTCCATCGCATGGGGGCGGGCACTGATATCCCATTGGGCACGCCGGTCGACGGGCGTACCGATCAGGCGTTGACCGAGTTGGTCGGTTTTTTCGTCAACACCCTGGTGCTGCGTACGGATCTCTCCGGCGATCCCGATATGCCGACACTGATTGCCCGAGTGCGAGAAACCACCCTGCAAGGGATCGCCCATCAGGATGTCCCCTTCGAGCGGATCGTCGAGGAACTCAATCCCGTTCGCTCGCTGTCCCGGCATCCGTTGTTCCAGATCATGCTGGTGTTGCAGAACCACGAGCGCTCCACGGCGGACTTTTCCCCGCTGAAGGTCGAGCAACAGGAACTGCAAGTCTCCACGGCAAAATTCGATCTGTCATTCGTCTTCGATGAGGACCGTGGGTCGGGGCTGCTGCGCGGTCATATCGAATACGCCACGGACCTCTATGAGGTGCGCACCGTAACGGCTTTGGCCGAGCGCCTAGTCAGGCTGCTCGAGGCTGTCGTCGAGCAGCCGCAGCAACGTATCAGCCAGTTTGCCTTGCTGGCGCCAGAAGAGCGCAGGCAAGTGCTGCAGGCCTGGAACGACACCTCTCGGCCACTACCGGAAGGCAGCCTGGCGGCCTTGTTCGAGCGCCAGGTGCGACGTACTCCCGAGGCGATCGCGGTCAGCGCGGGGCAGCAGCGCCTGAGCTACAGGCAGTTGAATACCCTGGCCAACCGGTTGGCCCATCGACTGACAGTGCTGACCAACGATCGCGAACCCTGTATCGGTCTGTTGCTGGAGCGCTCGATCGAATGTGTGGTGGCGATGCTGGCGACGATCAAGATGGGCGGTGCCTACGTGCCTCTGCGCCCCGGCGACCCTGTCGAGCGCCAGCAAATGATGCTGGATGACGCGGGCGTGCGGATCCTGCTGAGCGAGTCAGCGATGGGGAGGCCGGCGCTGCGGGTGGAACAGGTGGTATTCGTCGATGAGGACTCGACGCTGTTCGCCGAGGATTTCGATGATCTGCGGCTCCAGGTCGCCCCCGACAGCCTGGCCTACATCATGTATTCCTCGGGTTCGACCGGTGCGCCGAAAGGGATTGCGGTTACCCAGGAAAACATCATCGGCCTGGCCTGCGATCAGTCTTGGCGCCAGGGTGACTATCAGCGGGTGCTGCTGCATTCGTCGATAGCGTTCGACGCCTCCACCTTCGAGTTTTGGGTGCCGTTGCTGCATGGCGGACGGTTGATCGTGGCACCCAGGGGAGAACTGGATGTCGCCACCCTGGCGGACATCATCGTGCGTGAGGAAGTCTCGGCGCTGTGGCTGACAGCGGGCTTGTTCCGCCTGATCGCCGAAGAGGAACCGGGTTGCCTGGCCGGTGTCCGGCAGGTTCTGGCCGGAGGCGATGTGTTGCCCAAGGCCGCCGTGGCGGCCTTGCTCGCCCGTCATCCACAGCAGACGATCATCAATGGCTACGGCCCTACTGAAGCCACCACCTTTACCACGCTGCACAGGATGAACTCGAAACCGCCGCACACCACCTCGGTGCCGATCGGATCGCCACTGGACAACACCCGGGTCTATGTCCTGGACGACTATCTGCAGCCGGTGCCGGTGGGGGTCCGGGGCGAGCTGTATATCGCCGGTTCCGGCCTGGCCAGGGGCTATGTCAATAACGCAGGGTTGACGGCCAGGCACTTTGTCGCCAACCCCTTCGGTGCCCCGGGCGAGCGTCTATACCGCACTGGCGACCTGGTGCGCTGGCATGCCGATCAGGTGCTGGAGTATCTCGGGCGCGGTGACAGTCAGTTGAAAATTCGCGGTTTCCGAATTGAAACCGGGGAAGTGGAGGCGGTCTTGGCGCTGTGTCCAGGCGTTGCCCAGGTACTGGTCAAGGATTTCGAGGACCGTCCAGGTAACAAGCAGCTTGTGGCTTATGTCATTGCGCAAGAGGGGGTGAGCTGCGGGCAGGCGGATGTGATTCTGCATGCCAGAACGCATTTACCGGACTACATGGTGCCCGCGGCGGTGACGCTGCTGGAACAGTTCCCGTTGACGGCCAATGGCAAGATCGACCAGCGGGCGCTGCCGGCGCCCGAGTTCATTGGCGGGCAGGGGCGTGATGCGCGCAACGTTCAGGAGGATCTGCTGTGCCGTCTGTTCGCCGATACCCTGGGTGTGGATGCGGTCGGCATCGATGACAATTTCTTCGAGCTGGGCGGGCATTCACTGCTGGCCATGCGTCTGATCAACAGTATCCGCAAGACGTTCAATGTCGAGTTGAGTGTGCGCAGCCTGTTCGAGGCGCCTTGTGTGGCGCAGCTCGGCGAGCAACTGACGCAGGGCGCTCCGGCCCGTCCGGCCTTGCAGGCCAGGCCGCGTCCGGAACAACTGCGGTTGTCCTTCGCGCAGCAACGGTTGTGGCTGATCGATCGCATCGAAGGCCGTAAAGCCACCTACAACATGCCACTGGTCGTGCACCTGGATGGCACTGTGGATGAGCAGGCGCTGGCGACCGCCTTGAACGATGTGGTGCAGCGCCACGAGTCGTTACGCACCCGGTTTCATGAGCAGTCCGATGGCCAGGCGTATCAGTACATCGTCAGTGCCGAGGCTGCGGCCTGTGAGTTGCTTTGCCACGATGTCACCGCCGAACAGCTGCCCGGCGCGCTGGCGCAGGCCAGCCAGCATCTTTTCGACCTGGCCCGGGAAAACCCGTTCCGCGCCTGGCTGTTCCGCCAGGGCCCGCAGCGCTCGGTACTGTTGCTGTTGATGCACCACATCGCCAGCGACGGGGCTTCCCTGGAACCGTTGCTGGAGGACTTCTCGGCAAGTTACAACGCTCGCCTCCAGGGGCAGGCGCCACAGTGGCAGGCGCTGAGCGTGCAGTATGCCGATTACACGCTCTGGCAGCGCGACCTGCTGGGGGATGGACATGACGCTGAAAGTACGCTGAGCCGGCTGCTCGATTACTGGAAGAAAACCCTCGACGATCTTCCGCAAGAGCTGCCGTTGCCGTTTGATCGGCCGCGCGGACTGACCGCCAGTTACCATGGCGAGCACCTGCAGTTCCTGATCGAGCCGGCGCTGCACCAAGCCTTGCAAAACTTGGCGCGCCAGCACAATGCAAGCCTCTACATGCTCCTGCAGGCCGCCTTGTCGGTATTGCTGAACCGCCTGGGAGGCGGCATCGACATTCCCCTGGGGATGGCCATTGCCGGGCGGACCGACGCCGCGCTGGCACCCTTGGTGGGGTTCTTCACCAATACCCTGGTGCTGCGCAGCGATGTCTCCGGCAATCCGTCCTTCAGCACCTTGCTCAAGCGTGTGCGAGAGCAGGCGCTGCAGGCATATGCCCACCAGGAGGTGCCATTCGAGACGCTGGTCGAAGCGCTTAACCCGGAGCGCTCCCTGGCACGGCATCCGCTGTTTCAGGTAATGCTGGTCCTGCAGAATCAGGCCAGGGGAACGCTGGAACTGGATCAACTGCAATCGCGGGTCGAGGTGCCGCAACTGCAGGTGGCCAAGTTCGATCTGACGTTCAATATCATCGAGGGCCAGTCGTACGGTGGCCAGGCAGGTGAGCTCAAGGGGGAGATCGAATATGCCACGGACCTGTTCGATGAACAGACGGTCAGTCGTATCGCCGGTTACTTCATCAGCCTGCTCTCGAGCATCGTTCAGGCTCCACAGACGCCGATCGCTCAATTGCCGATGCTGGCCGCGCAGGAGCGTCAGCAGATGCTCGTCGACTGGAGCGCCAACCTTCGCGAAACGCTGCCGGCCAGGACCTTCCCCGAACAGTTCGAGTATTTCGTGCAACACAGCCCCGATGCGCTGGCGTTGCTCGGTGATGGCATCCGCCTGACCTATGCCCAGCTGAATCAGCGGGCTGAGCGGTTGGCGCGGTATATGCGGATGCAGGGCGTCGGGGTCGAGGATGTGGTGGCTGTCGCCTTGCCACGTTCGGTGGAGATGATTGTCAGCCTACTGGCGATCCTCAAGGCCGGTGCTGCCTACCTGTCGCTGGACCCGGACTATCCGCTGGAGCGTTTGCGCTACATGTTGGAAGACGCCGCGCCCCGGCTCTTGCTCAGCAACCGGCCGATCTCATGCAGGCTTTGCGCTGCCTGTCCTTGCGTGTATCTGGACGATTCCGAAACGCAAGCGCTGTTGGCCGGCCTGAGCGACAGCCCGGCCGTTTCGCTGTCCAGCGGCCTGCAGGTCGATAATGCGGCTTATGTGATCTACACCTCGGGCTCCACCGGACGGCCCAAGGCCGTGTGGGTGACCCATCGCGGTATCAACAGCCTGGCGACGAGCGTGCGGGAGGCATTCAAGATCACGACCCAGAGTCGGGTCCTGCAGTTCGCATCGCCAAGTTTCGACGCGGCGTTCTGGGATATCAGCATGGCGCTGCTCAATGGGGCGAGACTGGTTATCGCCGATGCCGACAGCCTGTTGCCAGGCGAGGCCCTGAGTCGGCTGATCGATGAGCAGGGGGTGACGCACGCCACTTTGCCGCCTGTTGGCCTGGCGGTCATGCCTCGGGAGAATACGCTGCCGACGCTGGACACCCTGGTGGTAGCAGGCGACGCCTGCCAGCCGGAGCTGGTCGAGCACTGGTCCAAGGGCCGACGCATGATTAATGCCTACGGTCCCAGTGAGGCAACCGTCTGTTCAACCTTCAGCCCACCCTTGTCAGGGCGTACTCCGCTGTCCATCGGTTCGCCGATCATCAACAGCCAGGTCTATGTCCTGGATCGATACCTGCAACCTGTGCCGCCGGGGGTGGACGGTGATCTGTACATCGCCGGCCAGGGACTGGCCCGTGGCTACATGAAGCAACCGCAGTTGACCGCCGAGCGTTTTGTGGCCAACCCCTACGGAGCGCCGGGAAGCCGCATGTACCGCAGTGGCGATGTGGCTCGCTGGCGGGCCGATGGCCAGTTGGTCTTTGTCGGGCGGGCGGACCAACAGATCAAGATTCGCGGCTTCCGGGTCGAGTTGGGGGAGATCGAGTCGGTACTGCTTCAGCATGAAGCTGTGGCCCAGGTCGCGGTCATCATGCGCGAAAGCGCCTCGGGCCATAAGCAGTTGCTGGGTTATGTGGTTCCCCATGACGCGGATTTCGATCCGAGAAACCTGCGTCAGTACCTGCTCGCGCAGTTGCCGGACTACATGGTGCCCGCTGCGCTGATCAAACTCGGGAGCATACCGACAACGCCGAACGGCAAGCTGGATCGGCGTGCGCTTCCCGAGCCCGAGAAGACTCAGGGCGATACGCGCAGGGCGCGTAACCGGAAGGAAGGGACGCTCTGCGAGCTATTTGCCGAAGTACTGGCTCTTGAGCACGTCGGGATCGATGACAGCTTCTTCGAGCTGGGTGGTGACAGCATCACGGCGATTCAACTGGTGGCCCGTGCACGGCTCAAAGGCTGGCGTCTGCTGCCCCGGCAGATATTCGAACACAAGAACCCCGCGGCCCTGGCTCAGCAGCTAGAGCCACTTGAGGAGGTGTCTGGAGAAGAGCAGGTCGCCGCCATCGGGACCTTGCCGGCCACGCCGATCATTCACTGGCTGGCGGACAACCCTGGTTCGATCGAGGGTTTCGCTCAATCGGTATTGCTCCAGGTGCCAAGCCAACTGAGCGAGCCGACGTTACGTCAGCTGATGGCATTGCTGGTATGTCATCACGACGTGCTACGGCTGCGAGCGGTACGTCGCACAGGTCAGTCCTGGACGCTGGAAGTCCCCGGCGCCGATCAGGCCGAGTCGGCATTCACGCTGCAGGTGGTCAACGCCGCGGCGCTGGATGACGAGCAGTTGCGCCAGAGTATCGTGGTCCATGCCGAGCAGGCCAAGCGGCGTCTGTCGCCCGAGCAGGGGCGCATGGCGGCGGTGGTGTGGTTCGAGCGCGGGCCGGGCAAGCCGGGTCGTTTGCTCTGGATCTTGCATCATCTGGTGGTGGACGGGGTTTCCTGGCGCATTCTGGTGTCCGATCTGGAGGCTGCCTGGCAGGCGCTGGTCGCCGACAGAATCCCCATGCTGGCTCCGGTACAGACCTCATTTCGAGCCTGGGCCCACAAGCTGGCGGACGAAGCCGCGGGGCGCGCTGGGCAATTGCCGTACTGGTCAGGGGTACTGAATACGCCCGACCCGCTGTTGAGCGCGCGCGCCCTCGACCCCGAGCAAGACACGACGCAACACAGCGCATCGCTGCAGGTGGAGTTGCCTGGCAGCTTTACCCAACCCCTGCTCGGCAGTGTGCCGGCGCTCTTCCATGGCGGGGTCAACGATGTCCTGCTGGCAGCGTTTGCCCTGGCCATCTGTGATTGGCGTCGACGCTTCGCGGTCGAGCAGGGCACAGCGGTGCTGCTGGATGTCGAGGGTCATGGTCGAGAAACCGTGGCCGGCGCCGAGCTATCGCGCACGGTCGGCTGGTTTACCAGCCTGTACCCGGTGTGTCTGGACCCAGGGCGGGTACGGGGCGAGGACCCGACCAGCCTCGGCCAGGCGATCAAGCGAGTCAAGGAGCAACTGCGCCAGGTGCCGGGCAATGGCCTGGATTTCGGACTGCTGCGTTACCTCGACCCGACGACGGCGCCGCAACTGGCCGCCCTGGGTAGCCGACAGATCGGCTTCAACTATATGGGCCGCCTGGCGGCTGGCAACGAGCGCGACTGGGCACCGGTCGAGGACTCGGCGTTACTCGATCCTGCGGCCGATGCCGACTTCGCCTTGCCCCACGGGATTTCATTGAACGCGGTAGCCCGGGAGCGCGCGGGAGAGACAGTGCTGGTCGCCCATTGGACCTGGGCCGAGCAACTGTTCGACGCCACCGATATCCAGGCTCTGGCCGAGCGTTGGTTCCACTGGTTACGGGCATTCTCCCAACTGGGCGATACCTCCGGCGTCGGCGGGCTGACGCCTTCCGACCTGGCCATGGTCAGTGTTGAGCAGTCGGCTCTCGACAAACTGCAAAGCAAGTGGAAGAAGAAAAAATGA